From one Streptomyces chromofuscus genomic stretch:
- a CDS encoding SigE family RNA polymerase sigma factor, with protein sequence MVTGDDALRAFVEGRRTALFRSAYLLCGDRDEAEDLVQTTLVKVVLGGRRLGRLDNLEAYARKTLVNTFIAARRRFWRREHAYGELPDRASPTADADTGLMVRAALARLTPKQRAVLVLRYWEDLSVEATAELLGMRVNTVKSHAARGLAALRAEMREEMAWA encoded by the coding sequence ATGGTGACCGGCGATGATGCGCTGCGCGCCTTCGTCGAGGGTCGGCGTACGGCGCTCTTCCGCAGTGCCTATCTGCTTTGCGGTGATCGCGACGAGGCCGAGGACTTGGTGCAGACGACCCTGGTGAAGGTGGTGCTCGGCGGCAGGCGTCTGGGCCGCCTCGACAACCTCGAGGCGTACGCACGCAAGACCCTGGTCAACACCTTCATCGCCGCCCGGCGCCGCTTCTGGCGGCGCGAACACGCATACGGCGAACTACCCGACCGGGCCTCACCGACGGCCGACGCGGACACCGGCCTGATGGTCCGTGCGGCCCTCGCCCGCCTCACCCCCAAGCAGCGCGCCGTGCTGGTGCTGCGCTACTGGGAGGACCTGAGCGTCGAGGCCACGGCGGAGTTGCTCGGCATGCGCGTGAACACGGTCAAGAGCCATGCGGCTCGGGGATTGGCGGCGCTGCGCGCCGAGATGCGGGAGGAGATGGCATGGGCATGA
- a CDS encoding DEAD/DEAH box helicase: MSIASTDHSVVPAGDDQSPEITFADLGLPEGVVRKLAQNGVTTPFPIQAATIPDALAGKDILGRGRTGSGKTLSFGLPALTRLAGGRTEKHRPRAVILTPTRELAMQVADALQPYGDQLGLKMKVVCGGTSMGNQIYALERGVDVLVATPGRLRDIINRGACSLEDVEVAVLDEADQMSDLGFLPEVTELLDQVPVGGQRMLFSATMENEIQTLVDRYLNEPVSHEVDAAQGAVTTMSHHILIVKPKDKAPVTAAIASRKGRTIIFVRTQLGADRVAEQLRDAGAKAEALHGGMTQGARTRTLADFKDGYVNVLVATDVAARGIHVDGIDLVLNVDPAGDHKDYLHRAGRTARAGRTGTVVSLALPHQRRQIFRLMEDAGVDASRHIIQGAGAFDPEVAEITGARSMTEVQAESAGNAAQQAEREVAQLTKQLERAQRRAAELREEADRLVARVARERGEDPQAAVAEAQAAVAETAEAPDVIEVSVPEQAAARDVERFERPERAGSSSSYERRDRRDGDRGGFRRDERRDNDRGGRSFDRRDGERGGRSFERRDGDRGGFRRDERRDNDRGGRSFERRDGDRGGFRRDERRDNDRGGRSFDRRDGERGGRSFERRDDRGGFRRDERPARSFDRRDERGGHRGSDRPFNRDRQGDRPGFRTGGHERPYGRRDDHRGGGSFGRREDKPRWKRNG; encoded by the coding sequence ATGTCCATCGCCAGTACTGATCACTCCGTCGTGCCCGCGGGCGACGACCAGTCCCCCGAGATCACCTTCGCCGACCTCGGCCTGCCCGAGGGCGTCGTGCGCAAGCTCGCGCAGAACGGCGTGACCACGCCCTTCCCGATCCAGGCCGCGACCATCCCGGACGCCCTGGCCGGCAAGGACATCCTCGGCCGTGGCCGCACCGGCTCCGGCAAGACCCTCTCCTTCGGCCTGCCGGCCCTGACCCGGCTGGCCGGCGGCCGCACCGAGAAGCACCGTCCGCGCGCCGTCATCCTCACCCCCACCCGCGAGCTCGCGATGCAGGTCGCGGACGCGCTGCAGCCGTACGGCGACCAGCTCGGCCTGAAGATGAAGGTCGTGTGCGGCGGTACCTCCATGGGCAACCAGATCTACGCCCTGGAGCGCGGTGTGGACGTCCTGGTCGCCACCCCCGGCCGGCTGCGCGACATCATCAACCGCGGCGCGTGCTCCCTGGAGGACGTCGAGGTCGCCGTCCTGGACGAGGCCGACCAGATGTCCGACCTGGGCTTCCTGCCCGAGGTGACGGAGCTGCTGGACCAGGTCCCGGTGGGCGGCCAGCGGATGCTGTTCTCCGCGACGATGGAGAACGAGATCCAGACCCTCGTCGACCGGTACCTGAACGAGCCGGTCTCCCACGAGGTCGACGCGGCCCAGGGCGCGGTGACGACCATGTCGCACCACATCCTGATCGTGAAGCCCAAGGACAAGGCGCCGGTCACCGCCGCGATCGCCTCCCGCAAGGGCCGCACCATCATCTTCGTCCGCACCCAGCTGGGCGCCGACCGCGTCGCCGAGCAGCTGCGCGACGCCGGTGCCAAGGCCGAGGCGCTGCACGGCGGCATGACGCAGGGCGCCCGGACCCGGACGCTGGCCGACTTCAAGGACGGGTACGTCAACGTGCTCGTCGCCACCGACGTCGCGGCCCGCGGCATCCACGTCGACGGGATCGACCTGGTGCTGAACGTCGACCCCGCCGGTGACCACAAGGACTACCTGCACCGGGCCGGCCGTACGGCGCGCGCCGGGCGCACCGGCACGGTCGTGTCGCTCGCCCTGCCGCACCAGCGCCGCCAGATCTTCCGCCTGATGGAGGACGCGGGCGTCGACGCCTCGCGCCACATCATCCAGGGCGCCGGTGCGTTCGACCCCGAGGTCGCCGAGATCACCGGTGCCCGGTCGATGACCGAGGTCCAGGCCGAGTCCGCGGGCAACGCCGCGCAGCAGGCGGAGCGCGAGGTCGCCCAGCTGACCAAGCAGCTGGAGCGGGCGCAGCGGCGCGCCGCCGAGCTGCGTGAGGAGGCCGACCGGCTGGTCGCCCGGGTCGCCCGCGAGCGGGGCGAGGACCCGCAGGCTGCGGTGGCCGAGGCACAGGCCGCGGTCGCCGAGACGGCCGAGGCGCCGGACGTGATCGAGGTGTCGGTGCCGGAGCAGGCGGCGGCGCGGGACGTCGAGCGGTTCGAGCGGCCGGAGCGTGCGGGGAGCTCCTCGTCGTACGAGCGCCGGGACCGTCGTGACGGTGACCGTGGTGGCTTCCGCCGGGACGAGCGCCGGGACAACGACCGTGGCGGGCGTTCCTTCGACCGTCGTGACGGCGAGCGCGGTGGCCGTTCCTTCGAGCGTCGTGACGGTGACCGTGGTGGCTTCCGCCGGGACGAGCGCCGGGACAACGACCGCGGTGGCCGTTCCTTCGAGCGTCGTGACGGTGACCGTGGTGGCTTCCGCCGGGACGAGCGCCGGGACAACGACCGTGGCGGGCGTTCCTTCGACCGTCGTGACGGCGAGCGCGGCGGTCGTTCCTTCGAGCGTCGTGACGACCGCGGCGGCTTCCGCCGGGACGAGCGTCCCGCCCGCTCCTTCGACCGGCGTGACGAGCGCGGCGGCCACCGGGGCAGCGACCGTCCGTTCAACCGGGACCGTCAGGGCGACCGCCCCGGCTTCCGCACCGGCGGTCACGAGCGCCCGTACGGCCGTCGTGACGACCACCGTGGCGGCGGCTCCTTCGGGCGCCGTGAGGACAAGCCGCGCTGGAAGCGCAACGGCTGA
- the bldC gene encoding developmental transcriptional regulator BldC, with product MTARTPDAEPLLTPAEVATMFRVDPKTVTRWAKAGKLTSIRTLGGHRRYREAEVRALLAGIPQQRSEA from the coding sequence ATGACCGCTCGCACCCCTGATGCCGAGCCGCTGCTGACCCCGGCTGAGGTCGCCACGATGTTCCGCGTCGACCCGAAGACGGTCACGCGGTGGGCGAAGGCCGGCAAGCTCACTTCCATCCGCACGCTCGGCGGGCACCGCCGCTACCGCGAGGCCGAGGTGCGCGCTCTGCTCGCGGGCATCCCGCAGCAGCGCAGCGAGGCCTGA
- a CDS encoding DUF3073 domain-containing protein, with protein MGRGRAKAKQTKVARQLKYNSGGTDLSRLAEELGASTSNTSPNTNGDRFEDDEHDDDLYARYADLYEDDDEDEDDDSSRHRRGA; from the coding sequence ATGGGGCGCGGCCGGGCCAAGGCCAAGCAGACGAAGGTCGCCCGCCAGCTGAAGTACAACAGCGGTGGGACGGACCTCTCACGCCTGGCTGAGGAGCTGGGCGCATCGACGTCGAACACGTCACCGAACACCAACGGTGACCGGTTCGAGGACGATGAGCACGACGACGACCTGTACGCACGGTACGCCGACCTCTATGAGGACGACGACGAGGACGAGGACGACGATTCCTCGCGCCACCGTCGCGGCGCTTGA
- a CDS encoding DUF6274 family protein: MAASARHETRALLRAHLSAASSYRHLTRHCPVCHRLLRLAMDSAPRPADPPEDGAEGERPTGT, from the coding sequence ATGGCGGCATCGGCGAGGCACGAGACGCGGGCGTTGCTGCGTGCGCATCTGTCGGCCGCGTCGTCGTACCGGCATCTGACCCGGCACTGCCCGGTCTGCCATCGGCTCCTCCGGCTCGCCATGGACTCCGCGCCCCGCCCGGCGGACCCCCCGGAGGACGGCGCCGAGGGTGAGCGGCCCACCGGCACATGA
- a CDS encoding Leu/Phe/Val dehydrogenase → MTDVTGAPADVLHTLFHSDQGGHEQVVLCQDRATGLKAVIAVHSTALGPALGGTRFYPYANEADAVADALNLARGMSYKNAMAGLDHGGGKAVIIGDPERIKTEELLLAYGRFVASLGGRYVTACDVGTYVADMDVVARECRWTTGRSPENGGAGDSSVLTAFGVYQGMRASAQHLWGDPSLRGRRVGIAGVGKVGHHLVEHLMAESAEVFVTDVREDAVRRVTERHPSVKAVADTDALIRVDGLDIYAPCALGGALNDYSVPVLTARVVCGAANNQLAHPGVEKDLADRGILYAPDYVVNAGGVIQVADELHGFDFDRCKAKAAKIYDTTLAIFARAKDDGIPPAAAADRIAEQRMAEGRAARGW, encoded by the coding sequence GTGACCGACGTAACCGGCGCACCTGCTGATGTACTGCACACCCTGTTCCACTCGGACCAGGGCGGTCATGAGCAAGTCGTCCTCTGCCAGGACCGCGCGACCGGCCTGAAGGCCGTGATCGCCGTCCACTCCACCGCCCTGGGCCCCGCGCTCGGCGGTACCCGCTTCTACCCGTACGCCAACGAGGCCGATGCCGTCGCCGACGCGCTCAACCTGGCGCGCGGGATGTCGTACAAGAACGCCATGGCCGGGCTGGACCACGGCGGCGGCAAGGCAGTGATCATCGGCGACCCCGAGCGGATCAAGACCGAGGAACTGCTGCTCGCCTACGGCCGCTTCGTGGCCTCCCTCGGTGGCCGGTACGTCACCGCCTGCGACGTCGGCACGTACGTCGCCGACATGGACGTCGTGGCCCGCGAGTGCCGCTGGACCACCGGGCGCTCCCCCGAGAACGGCGGCGCCGGCGACTCCTCCGTCCTCACCGCCTTCGGCGTCTACCAGGGCATGCGCGCCTCCGCCCAGCACCTGTGGGGCGACCCGTCGCTGCGCGGCCGCCGGGTCGGCATCGCCGGTGTCGGCAAGGTCGGTCACCACCTGGTGGAGCACCTGATGGCCGAGAGCGCCGAGGTCTTCGTCACGGACGTGCGCGAGGACGCCGTCCGCCGGGTCACCGAGCGGCACCCGAGCGTCAAGGCGGTCGCCGACACCGACGCGCTGATCCGCGTCGACGGCCTGGACATCTACGCCCCCTGCGCGCTCGGCGGGGCGCTGAACGACTACTCCGTGCCGGTGCTGACCGCGCGCGTGGTGTGCGGCGCGGCGAACAACCAGCTCGCCCACCCGGGTGTCGAGAAGGACCTCGCCGACCGCGGGATCCTCTACGCGCCCGACTACGTGGTGAACGCCGGCGGGGTCATCCAGGTCGCCGACGAACTGCACGGTTTCGACTTCGACCGGTGCAAGGCGAAGGCGGCGAAGATCTACGACACCACGCTGGCCATATTCGCACGTGCGAAGGACGACGGGATTCCGCCGGCCGCCGCGGCCGACCGGATCGCCGAGCAGCGGATGGCGGAGGGTCGCGCGGCGCGCGGATGGTGA
- a CDS encoding metallopeptidase family protein, which produces MLEMTREEFEELVAEALDRIPPELTRLMDNVAVFVEDEPPADDPELLGLYEGTPLTERGEWYAGVLPDRITIYRGPTLRICESREDVVAETEITVVHEIAHHFGIDDARLHALGYG; this is translated from the coding sequence GTGCTGGAGATGACGCGCGAGGAGTTCGAGGAACTGGTCGCCGAGGCGCTGGACCGGATCCCGCCGGAGCTGACGCGGCTGATGGACAACGTCGCGGTGTTCGTCGAGGACGAACCGCCCGCCGACGATCCCGAGCTGCTCGGGCTGTACGAGGGGACGCCGCTGACCGAACGCGGGGAGTGGTACGCGGGGGTGCTGCCGGACCGGATCACCATCTACCGGGGGCCGACGCTGCGGATCTGCGAGTCCCGCGAGGACGTCGTCGCGGAGACCGAGATCACGGTCGTGCACGAGATCGCCCACCACTTCGGTATCGACGACGCGCGGCTGCACGCGCTGGGATACGGGTAA
- the hrpA gene encoding ATP-dependent RNA helicase HrpA, which yields MSTQPALAARLTDLSLRDAHRLGRRLEGARKVRKPEARAAVLGEIEAEIEKAVARMADRRARVPAVTYPPQLPVSQKKDEIADAIRDHQVVIVAGETGSGKTTQIPKICLELGRGVRGMIGHTQPRRIAARTVAERVAEEIDTPLGEAVGWKVRFTDQVNPDGTFVKLMTDGILLAEIQTDRELRAYDTIIIDEAHERSLNIDFLLGYLAQLLPKRPDLKVVITSATIDPERFSRHFGDAPIIEVSGRTYPVEVRYRPLLEEDSEDTDRDQITAITDAVEELMAEGKGDVLVFLSGEREIRDTADALTRKQYRFTEILPLYARLSHAEQHRVFQPHTGRRIVLATNVAETSLTVPGIKYVIDPGFARISRYSHRTKVQRLPIEPISQASANQRKGRCGRTSDGICIRLYSEEDFEARPEFTDAEILRTNLASVILQMTAAGLGDIEKFPFIDPPDHRNIRDGVQLLQELGALDPAQKDPRKRLTDTGRKLAQLPVDPRLARMVLEADRNGCVREVMVIAAALSIQDPRERPADKQTQADQQHARFKDETSDFLAYLNLWRYIREQQKERGSSSFRRMCKQEYLNFLRIREWQDIYSQLRTVAKQMGIHLNEDDAPADRVHVSLLAGLLSHIGMKDVKDGNKNEYLGARNAKFALFPGSALFKKQPRFVMSAELVETSRLWARVNAKIEPEWVEPLAGHLIKRTYSEPHWEKDQAAVMAYEKVTLYGVPIVAQRKVNYGRIDPEVSRELFIRNALVEGDWRTHHKFFADNRRLLSEVEELEHRARRRDIVVDDETLFDFYDQRVPEHVVSGAHFDSWWKRKRHEQPDFLDFEREMLIRESAEAVTKADYPDSWRQGPLKFRVTYQFEPGADADGVTVHIPLQVLNQVTDEGFDWQIPGLREEVVTELIRSLPKPIRRNYVPAPNFAKRFLDTAVPLQEPLTTTMARELKRMVGVPFTADDFDWSKVPDHLRITFRIVDERRRKLAEDKDLEALKLQLKPKARKALSQAAAATAERQGGESVERGGLTDWTIGTLSRVFETRRAGQPVKAYPALVDDGPAANTVSVRLFDTEAEQAEAMWKGTRRLILRNIPVNPAKFASEKLTNAQKLALSANPHGSIQALFDDCATAAADKLIADFGGPAWDEESYRKLYDKVRAEIVDTTVRTVDQVQQVLAAWQACERRLKAVRSPALLPNLQDVRKQLDALVKPGFVTESGLGRLGHLMRYLVAADRRLQQMATNVQRDTTRMEKVHEMQDEYAWLLEQMPQGRPVPASVLEIRWMIEELRVSYFAHALGTAYPVSDKRIVKAIDAAAP from the coding sequence ATGTCTACGCAGCCTGCCCTCGCCGCCCGCCTGACCGACCTCTCCCTGCGCGACGCGCACCGGCTCGGACGCAGGCTGGAAGGCGCACGCAAGGTCCGCAAGCCGGAGGCCCGGGCCGCCGTCCTCGGCGAGATCGAGGCGGAAATCGAGAAGGCCGTGGCACGCATGGCCGACCGGCGGGCCCGCGTACCCGCGGTCACCTATCCGCCGCAGCTCCCGGTCAGCCAGAAGAAGGACGAGATCGCCGACGCCATCCGCGACCACCAGGTCGTGATCGTCGCCGGCGAGACGGGCTCCGGCAAGACGACGCAGATCCCGAAGATCTGCCTGGAGCTGGGCCGGGGCGTCCGCGGCATGATCGGCCACACCCAGCCCCGCCGTATCGCCGCCCGCACCGTCGCCGAACGCGTGGCCGAGGAGATCGACACCCCCCTCGGCGAGGCCGTCGGCTGGAAGGTCCGCTTCACCGATCAGGTGAACCCGGACGGCACCTTCGTGAAGCTGATGACCGACGGCATCCTGCTCGCCGAGATCCAGACCGACCGCGAGCTGCGCGCCTACGACACGATCATCATCGACGAGGCCCACGAGCGGTCCCTCAACATCGACTTCCTGCTCGGCTACCTCGCGCAGCTGCTGCCGAAGCGGCCCGACCTCAAGGTCGTCATCACCTCCGCGACCATCGACCCCGAGCGGTTCTCCCGGCACTTCGGCGACGCCCCGATCATCGAGGTCAGCGGCCGGACGTACCCCGTGGAGGTGCGCTACCGCCCTCTCCTCGAGGAGGACTCCGAGGACACCGACCGCGACCAGATCACCGCGATCACGGACGCCGTCGAGGAGCTCATGGCCGAGGGCAAGGGCGACGTCCTCGTCTTCCTCTCCGGTGAACGCGAGATCCGGGACACCGCGGACGCGCTCACCAGGAAGCAGTACCGCTTCACGGAGATCCTGCCGCTGTACGCCCGCCTCTCCCACGCCGAGCAGCACCGCGTCTTCCAGCCGCACACCGGACGCAGGATCGTGCTGGCCACCAACGTCGCCGAGACCTCCCTCACCGTCCCGGGCATCAAGTACGTCATCGACCCCGGCTTCGCCCGCATCAGCCGCTACAGCCACCGCACCAAGGTCCAGCGCCTGCCGATCGAGCCGATCTCCCAGGCCAGCGCCAACCAGCGCAAGGGCCGCTGCGGACGCACCAGCGACGGCATCTGCATCCGCCTCTACAGCGAGGAGGACTTCGAGGCCCGCCCGGAGTTCACGGACGCGGAGATCCTGCGCACCAACCTGGCGAGCGTCATCCTCCAGATGACCGCCGCCGGCCTCGGTGACATCGAGAAGTTCCCCTTCATCGACCCGCCGGACCACCGCAACATCCGCGACGGCGTCCAGCTCCTGCAGGAACTGGGCGCGCTGGACCCCGCCCAGAAGGACCCGCGCAAGCGCCTCACGGACACCGGCCGCAAACTCGCCCAGCTGCCCGTCGACCCGCGCCTGGCCCGCATGGTCCTGGAGGCCGACAGGAACGGCTGCGTCCGCGAGGTCATGGTCATAGCGGCCGCGCTGTCCATCCAGGACCCGCGCGAGCGTCCCGCCGACAAGCAGACCCAGGCGGACCAGCAGCACGCCCGCTTCAAGGACGAGACGAGCGACTTCCTCGCCTACCTCAACCTGTGGCGGTACATCCGCGAGCAGCAGAAGGAACGCGGTTCGTCGTCCTTCCGCCGCATGTGCAAGCAGGAGTACCTCAACTTCCTGCGCATCCGCGAATGGCAGGACATCTACTCCCAGCTGCGCACGGTCGCCAAGCAGATGGGCATCCACCTCAACGAGGACGACGCCCCCGCCGACCGCGTCCACGTCTCCCTCCTCGCCGGTCTGCTCTCGCACATCGGCATGAAGGACGTGAAGGACGGCAACAAGAACGAGTACCTGGGCGCCCGCAACGCCAAGTTCGCGCTCTTCCCCGGCTCCGCCCTCTTCAAGAAGCAGCCGCGCTTCGTGATGTCCGCCGAGCTGGTGGAGACGAGCCGCCTCTGGGCCCGCGTCAACGCCAAGATCGAGCCCGAGTGGGTCGAGCCCCTCGCCGGCCACCTGATCAAGCGCACGTACTCCGAGCCGCACTGGGAGAAGGACCAGGCGGCCGTGATGGCGTACGAGAAGGTCACGCTGTACGGCGTGCCGATCGTCGCGCAGCGCAAGGTCAACTACGGTCGCATCGACCCCGAGGTCAGCCGCGAGCTGTTCATCCGCAACGCCCTGGTCGAGGGCGACTGGCGCACGCACCACAAGTTCTTCGCCGACAACCGCAGACTCCTCAGCGAGGTCGAGGAGCTGGAGCACCGCGCCCGGCGCCGGGACATCGTCGTCGACGACGAGACGCTGTTCGACTTCTACGACCAGCGGGTCCCCGAACACGTCGTCTCCGGCGCGCACTTCGACTCCTGGTGGAAGCGCAAGCGGCACGAGCAGCCCGACTTCCTCGACTTCGAGCGCGAGATGCTCATCCGCGAGTCGGCGGAGGCGGTCACCAAGGCCGACTACCCGGACTCCTGGCGGCAGGGCCCTTTGAAGTTCCGCGTCACCTACCAGTTCGAGCCGGGCGCGGACGCCGACGGCGTGACCGTCCACATCCCGCTCCAGGTCCTCAACCAGGTCACCGACGAGGGCTTCGACTGGCAGATCCCGGGCCTGCGGGAGGAGGTGGTGACGGAACTCATCCGCTCCCTGCCCAAGCCGATCCGGCGCAACTACGTCCCCGCGCCGAACTTCGCGAAGCGCTTCCTGGACACGGCGGTGCCCCTCCAGGAGCCGCTCACCACCACCATGGCGCGCGAGCTGAAGCGGATGGTCGGTGTGCCCTTCACCGCTGACGACTTCGACTGGTCCAAGGTCCCCGACCACCTGCGCATCACCTTCCGCATCGTCGACGAGCGGCGCCGCAAGCTCGCCGAGGACAAGGACCTGGAGGCGCTGAAGCTCCAGCTGAAGCCCAAGGCCCGCAAGGCCCTGTCGCAGGCCGCCGCGGCCACCGCGGAGCGCCAGGGCGGCGAGTCCGTCGAGCGCGGGGGCCTCACCGACTGGACCATCGGCACCCTCAGCCGCGTCTTCGAGACCCGGCGCGCCGGCCAGCCGGTGAAGGCGTACCCGGCGCTCGTCGACGACGGCCCGGCGGCGAACACGGTCTCCGTACGCCTCTTCGACACGGAGGCGGAACAGGCGGAGGCGATGTGGAAGGGCACGCGCCGGCTCATCCTGCGCAACATCCCGGTCAATCCCGCGAAGTTCGCATCCGAGAAGCTGACCAACGCTCAGAAGCTCGCCCTCTCCGCCAACCCGCACGGCTCCATCCAGGCCCTGTTCGACGACTGCGCCACGGCGGCGGCGGACAAGCTCATCGCCGACTTCGGGGGGCCGGCGTGGGACGAGGAGTCGTACCGCAAGCTCTACGACAAGGTGCGCGCCGAGATCGTCGACACGACCGTGCGGACGGTGGACCAGGTCCAGCAGGTCCTCGCCGCCTGGCAGGCCTGTGAGCGCCGTCTGAAGGCCGTACGCAGCCCCGCGCTGCTGCCGAACCTCCAGGACGTGCGCAAGCAGCTGGACGCCCTGGTGAAGCCCGGCTTCGTGACGGAGAGCGGCCTGGGCCGCCTCGGGCACCTCATGCGCTACCTGGTGGCCGCGGACCGCCGCCTGCAGCAGATGGCGACGAACGTGCAGCGGGACACCACGCGCATGGAGAAGGTCCACGAGATGCAGGACGAGTACGCGTGGCTGCTGGAGCAGATGCCGCAGGGCCGCCCGGTGCCCGCCTCCGTCCTGGAGATCCGCTGGATGATCGAGGAGCTCCGGGTCAGCTACTTCGCGCACGCGCTGGGCACGGCGTACCCCGTGTCGGACAAGCGGATCGTGAAGGCGATCGACGCGGCGGCGCCGTAA
- a CDS encoding metallophosphoesterase family protein, translated as MARVPAAVRNTMSRLRPTRRPRPAARVELVPPPANRWTRALGLVAVVLLGAWLGLLVVGNVRVPVGPMDTTMTLRPSLTGGTKINISPLGALHLDSHIAPVRLDVNVDQLDPDRSQALVDHPERLSGLQDEVARDVGHGALDLAVRSCVAVVAGATALGLAVYRRPGRALAAGGLALTLLAASGATAYATWNPKSVLEPRFSGLLSSAPSLVGDARSIVTEFDVYQRELARLVTNVTKLYDATSTLPAYRPDPTTIRVLHVSDIHLNPASWKIVASLVEQYEVDVIVDSGDTMDHGTSAENGFLDPIEDLGAPYVWVRGNHDSRITQRYLDDLKNVHVLDDGRAVSVAGLRFAGIGDPQFTPDRTNKAGAEATQELAGARLATALRDQRAAGTPVDVAVAHEPQAARQTDGEVPLVLAGHVHHQEMEVLPYGTRLRVEGSTGGSGLRAVEGKHPDPIEASILYLDRDTRRLQAWDAIRLGGLGLTTAEVSRHLVEENQPGAARSPSPSPTPSPRRSP; from the coding sequence ATGGCCCGCGTCCCCGCCGCCGTCCGGAACACGATGAGCCGTCTGCGACCCACCCGCCGTCCCCGTCCCGCCGCCCGAGTCGAACTCGTCCCCCCACCCGCCAACCGCTGGACCCGGGCCCTCGGGCTCGTGGCCGTCGTCCTGCTGGGCGCCTGGCTGGGTCTGCTGGTCGTCGGCAACGTCCGGGTCCCCGTCGGCCCGATGGACACGACGATGACCCTGCGCCCGTCCCTCACCGGCGGCACGAAGATCAACATCTCGCCGCTGGGCGCCCTGCACCTGGACAGCCACATCGCCCCCGTCCGGCTGGACGTGAACGTCGACCAGCTCGACCCCGACCGCTCCCAGGCCCTGGTCGACCACCCCGAACGCCTCTCCGGCCTGCAGGACGAGGTCGCCCGGGACGTCGGCCACGGCGCGCTCGACCTGGCCGTGCGCTCCTGCGTGGCGGTCGTCGCGGGCGCGACCGCCCTCGGCCTCGCCGTCTACCGCCGCCCGGGCCGCGCCCTCGCGGCCGGCGGCCTGGCGCTCACCCTGCTCGCGGCCTCGGGCGCGACCGCGTACGCCACCTGGAACCCCAAGTCGGTGCTGGAACCGAGGTTCTCGGGCCTGCTCTCCTCCGCCCCCTCCCTGGTCGGCGACGCCCGCAGCATCGTCACCGAGTTCGACGTCTACCAACGGGAACTGGCGCGCCTGGTGACCAACGTGACGAAGCTGTACGACGCCACCTCCACGCTCCCCGCGTACCGGCCGGACCCGACGACCATCCGCGTGCTGCACGTCTCGGACATCCACCTCAACCCGGCGAGCTGGAAGATCGTCGCCTCGCTGGTGGAGCAGTACGAGGTGGACGTGATCGTCGACTCCGGCGACACCATGGACCACGGCACGTCGGCGGAGAACGGCTTCCTGGACCCGATCGAGGACCTCGGCGCCCCGTACGTCTGGGTCCGCGGCAACCACGACTCCCGGATCACGCAGCGCTACCTGGACGACCTGAAGAACGTGCACGTCCTGGACGACGGCCGGGCGGTGTCCGTCGCGGGCCTGCGGTTCGCGGGCATCGGCGATCCCCAGTTCACCCCGGACCGCACCAACAAGGCCGGCGCCGAGGCCACCCAGGAGCTGGCCGGCGCCCGCCTGGCCACCGCCCTGCGCGACCAGCGTGCCGCCGGCACCCCGGTGGACGTGGCGGTGGCCCACGAACCGCAGGCCGCCCGGCAGACGGACGGCGAGGTGCCGCTGGTCCTGGCGGGTCATGTGCACCACCAGGAGATGGAGGTGCTGCCGTACGGCACCCGGCTGCGCGTCGAGGGGTCGACCGGGGGCAGCGGACTGCGCGCGGTGGAGGGCAAGCACCCCGACCCGATCGAGGCGTCGATCCTCTACCTCGACCGTGACACCCGCCGCCTCCAGGCCTGGGACGCGATCCGCCTGGGCGGCCTCGGCCTCACGACGGCGGAGGTCAGCCGCCACCTGGTGGAGGAGAACCAGCCGGGGGCCGCCCGCTCGCCGTCCCCCTCCCCCACGCCGTCTCCCCGGCGCAGTCCGTAA